A genome region from Magnolia sinica isolate HGM2019 chromosome 8, MsV1, whole genome shotgun sequence includes the following:
- the LOC131253919 gene encoding chitinase 2-like: MASTVLLSFFFLFQALLILSPSQAAPNSKLFREYIGSKFNNIKFSDVPINPSVDFHFILSFAIDYTTDSPSPTNGKFNIFWDSDNLSPSQVHSIKADHGNVKVGLSLGGDCVGSRKAFFTPSSVDSWVGNAVSSLTKIIKQYGLDGIDIDYEHFKADPDTFAACIGQLVTTLKGNGVIKFASIAPFDDNEVQSHYLALWRKFGNVIDYINFQFYAYDQGTTVYQFLDYFNTQSSNYGGGKVLVSFSTEGNEGLSPEAGFFTACGMLRSQSKLHGIFVWSADDSMGNGFAYERRSQALLLGGH; the protein is encoded by the coding sequence ATGGCTTCCACTGTtctcctctcctttttcttcctctttcaagCTCTCCTCATTCTCTCACCATCACAAGCAGCCCCAAATTCCAAGCTCTTCCGTGAATACATCGGTTCCAAATTCAACAACATCAAGTTCTCCGACGTCCCTATAAATCCTTCTGTCGATTTCCACTTCATTCTCTCCTTCGCGATCGACTACACCACGGATTCTCCCTCCCCCACCAACGGAAAATTCAACATCTTCTGGGACTCTGATAACCTAAGCCCCTCCCAAGTCCATTCGATCAAGGCCGACCATGGGAACGTGAAGGTGGGCCTTAGCCTAGGAGGCGATTGTGTGGGGTCCCGCAAAGCATTCTTCACCCCATCTTCAGTAGACTCTTGGGTTGGCAATGCAGTTTCATCGCTCACCAAAATCATCAAACAGTATGGCTTGGATGGTATTGACATCGATTACGAACACTTCAAGGCCGACCCCGACACATTTGCTGCGTGCATCGGACAGCTTGTGACGACTCTCAAGGGAAATGGGGTCATCAAATTCGCATCGATAGCACCTTTTGATGACAACGAAGTTCAAAGCCATTACTTGGCTTTGTGGAGGAAATTTGGTAATGTTATAGACTACATTAATTTCCAATTCTACGCGTATGATCAGGGGACCACTGTATACCAATTTTTGGACTACTTCAATACCCAAAGCTCTAATTATGGGGGAGGTAAGGTTTTAGTGAGTTTTAGTACCGAGGGGAATGAGGGATTGTCCCCAGAAGCCGGTTTCTTCACTGCATGTGGTATGCTAAGGAGTCAGAGCAAGCTTCATGGGATTTTTGTGTGGTCCGCCGACGATTCGATGGGGAATGGCTTCGCTTATGAGCGGCGATCGCAGGCCTTGTTGTTGGGTGGCCATTGA